AAAGCATTCAACGCCAAAGACGAATGCCCTTTCTGCAATTTAGAGCGCGAAGCCGAGCAGCATGCGGTCTCATTTATTTTAGGTTCCGCCTATATGGAGGATGATATCCGTGAAAAAACAGATGCAACCGGATTCTGCCGCCATCACTTTAAAATGATGTACGATTACGGCAATCGACTTGGAAATGCATTGATCTTAAGCACGCATTTGAAGAAACTGAATCAGGAACTCGCAAAAGAAATGTCCGATTTTGCCCCAGGCAAATCAAGTCTGTTAAAACGCATGAAACGCACAGACGCAACCGCAGAGCATGAACCGCAGACCGCGCTTGGCGCATGGATCTCCAAAAAGACGACGGACTGCTATGTCTGCGATCATTTCCGCAAAATCTATGGCAGATATCTGGATACCTTTTTCGACCTGTATCTGAAAAATGAAGAATTCCGCCAGCTTTTTGAAGAGAGCAAAGGATTTTGCCTGCCTCATTTCGGGGATCTGATCGAGACTGCGGAAAACAAATTGAACGATGCGCAGAAAAGGGAATTTTACCCGAAGGCATTTGCACTAATGCAGGAAAATATGGAACGCCTGCAAAAAGAAGTTGCATGGTTTGTAGAAAAAAATGACTACCGGAACAAAGATAAAGACTGGGGAAATTCCGCTGACAGCATTCAGCGCGGCATGCAGAAATGTGCCGGCGGCTATCCGGCAGATGAAGTGTTCCGGGCAAAGTTGTAAAATGAGGTCTTTTTGATTCATGGAACATAATTTCCAATGAATCAAAAAAAGCATAATGGTTCAGGTGAAAAACATTCCTCGTCTTCCCTGAATCATTATGCCTTTTTCCTTAGAATGGAAGTCCACCAAGACCACCCAT
The Roseburia rectibacter DNA segment above includes these coding regions:
- a CDS encoding DUF6062 family protein gives rise to the protein MKENIATIPLIKAFNAKDECPFCNLEREAEQHAVSFILGSAYMEDDIREKTDATGFCRHHFKMMYDYGNRLGNALILSTHLKKLNQELAKEMSDFAPGKSSLLKRMKRTDATAEHEPQTALGAWISKKTTDCYVCDHFRKIYGRYLDTFFDLYLKNEEFRQLFEESKGFCLPHFGDLIETAENKLNDAQKREFYPKAFALMQENMERLQKEVAWFVEKNDYRNKDKDWGNSADSIQRGMQKCAGGYPADEVFRAKL